In Sideroxyarcus emersonii, one DNA window encodes the following:
- a CDS encoding DNA methyltransferase: MALTRNEIRKRLSAFAKEQQHASNERSQAQTFWLRFYECFGIRAESATIYEQSVKKLSGAQGFIDSFIPGKLIIEHKSKGKDLDAAFDQASEYFLSLKEEERPRYIITSDFARIRLYDLQAGGGYHQCKLAELPKKADWFMFLLESELTDYIEESEADRNAAYAISKFHEALLRSNFKGRDLEVLLTRLLFCLFAEDTGIFGENGIFLRLLEATRKDGSDTGRMLAELFQVLNTPEDQRQKNLDEALAAFAYVNGALFAENTRIPSFDSDLHEQLSACAKLDWSGISPAIFGAMFQGVLEEHNPDGADSSNRKASRRELGAHYTSERNILRVINPLCMNDLRAELNKVKKNKKLLEAFYDKLPTLTFFDPACGCGNFLVIAFRELRQLEMDTIESMSEIGMTNVGRGGLLDVSHLCRVKVNQFYGIEIDEAAAHIAKVALWITDHQMNMEAAERFGTTRPSIPLTDSATIACANSLRIDWNTVIPAERCSYVLGNPPFVGKKEQNAEQKSDMELIFGKVKGAGVLDYVACWYAKAANYIQGNPSIEVAFVSTNSITQGEQVGILWSYLLAQGIKIRFAHRTFKWSNEGKGVAAVHCVIVGFGLTEPRQCTIFDYGNNIKGEPVTLPLRRINPYLVEAQNVLLEKRTKPFCDAAEMVKGNEATDDGNLVLNEEDKRILIREEPSAKKWIRPFLGGDDFLNNGKRWCLWMEGIAPNELRAMTAVLKRVEAVRDFRLASPKSATIEKAKSPWLFGENRQPTKGSYIVIPKVSSEKRIYMPLGFETHDVIVNNTLQFIPNGSLYDFGLLQSIMHMAWMRAVCGRMKSDYQYSIGIVYNNFPWPNTPTDKHNAAIEAAAQAILDARALYPESSLADLYDPLSMPPELVKAHAALDKAVDAAYQYKGGKDDAARVTFLFERYQQITSLLPAAPAKKSRKPKE, encoded by the coding sequence ATGGCACTCACCCGCAACGAAATACGCAAACGACTATCCGCATTCGCCAAGGAACAGCAGCACGCCAGCAATGAACGCAGCCAAGCCCAAACCTTCTGGCTGCGTTTTTATGAGTGCTTCGGCATTCGCGCAGAGAGCGCAACCATCTACGAACAATCGGTAAAGAAGCTCAGCGGCGCGCAGGGCTTCATCGACAGCTTTATCCCCGGCAAGCTCATCATCGAACACAAGAGCAAAGGCAAAGACCTCGATGCCGCGTTCGATCAGGCCAGCGAATATTTTCTGTCGCTCAAGGAAGAAGAGCGCCCGCGCTACATCATCACCAGCGACTTCGCCCGCATCCGGCTTTACGACTTGCAAGCGGGCGGTGGTTACCACCAATGCAAACTGGCAGAACTGCCAAAGAAGGCTGACTGGTTCATGTTCTTGCTTGAAAGCGAACTGACTGACTACATCGAAGAGTCGGAAGCCGACCGCAACGCTGCCTACGCCATCAGCAAATTTCACGAAGCCCTGCTGCGTTCCAACTTCAAGGGCCGCGATCTCGAAGTTCTGCTTACCCGCCTGCTGTTTTGCCTTTTTGCCGAGGATACTGGCATCTTCGGCGAGAACGGCATTTTCCTTCGACTGCTTGAAGCCACTCGCAAGGATGGAAGCGATACCGGACGCATGCTGGCCGAGCTGTTCCAGGTGTTGAACACCCCGGAGGATCAGCGCCAGAAAAATCTCGACGAAGCCCTTGCCGCTTTTGCCTATGTAAACGGCGCATTGTTTGCCGAGAACACCCGCATCCCCTCATTCGATTCAGACTTGCACGAGCAACTTAGCGCCTGTGCCAAGCTGGATTGGAGCGGCATTTCCCCCGCCATCTTTGGCGCGATGTTCCAGGGTGTCCTGGAAGAGCACAACCCGGACGGCGCAGACAGCAGCAATCGTAAGGCATCGCGCCGCGAACTTGGTGCGCACTACACCAGCGAGCGCAACATTCTTCGCGTCATCAACCCGCTTTGCATGAACGATCTGCGTGCCGAACTGAACAAGGTCAAGAAGAATAAAAAACTGCTAGAAGCCTTCTACGACAAACTGCCCACGCTGACATTTTTTGACCCCGCTTGCGGCTGCGGCAACTTCCTCGTCATCGCCTTCCGCGAACTGCGCCAACTCGAAATGGACACCATCGAATCCATGAGCGAGATCGGCATGACTAACGTGGGTCGCGGTGGACTGCTTGATGTGTCGCACCTCTGCCGCGTCAAGGTCAATCAGTTCTACGGCATCGAGATCGACGAAGCCGCCGCACACATTGCCAAGGTCGCACTGTGGATTACCGACCACCAGATGAATATGGAAGCCGCTGAACGCTTCGGCACCACCCGCCCTTCCATTCCGCTCACCGACAGCGCTACCATCGCTTGCGCCAATTCACTACGAATCGACTGGAATACCGTCATCCCGGCTGAGCGATGCAGTTATGTGCTGGGAAATCCACCGTTCGTCGGCAAGAAGGAACAAAACGCCGAACAAAAGAGCGATATGGAACTCATCTTCGGCAAGGTCAAAGGCGCGGGCGTGTTGGACTATGTGGCATGCTGGTATGCCAAAGCGGCGAACTACATTCAAGGAAATCCCTCCATTGAGGTCGCCTTCGTCTCCACCAATAGCATCACCCAAGGGGAACAAGTCGGCATCCTGTGGAGCTACCTTTTGGCGCAGGGGATCAAAATCCGTTTTGCCCATCGGACTTTCAAGTGGAGCAATGAAGGTAAGGGCGTGGCCGCCGTGCATTGCGTCATCGTCGGTTTCGGGTTAACTGAACCCAGGCAGTGCACAATTTTTGATTACGGTAACAATATCAAAGGCGAACCTGTCACACTGCCGTTGAGACGCATCAATCCATATCTTGTGGAAGCGCAAAATGTACTGCTGGAGAAACGCACCAAGCCCTTCTGCGATGCGGCAGAAATGGTAAAGGGAAACGAAGCCACTGATGATGGAAATCTTGTACTAAACGAAGAAGATAAACGCATACTTATTCGAGAGGAACCTAGTGCAAAGAAATGGATTCGCCCATTCCTTGGTGGAGATGACTTCCTGAATAACGGCAAGCGCTGGTGCTTATGGATGGAAGGCATTGCACCGAACGAACTTCGGGCAATGACTGCTGTTTTGAAACGCGTTGAAGCCGTTCGAGACTTTCGCCTTGCAAGCCCAAAATCGGCAACTATCGAAAAAGCCAAATCGCCTTGGCTGTTTGGAGAAAACCGGCAACCGACTAAAGGTAGTTATATCGTTATTCCGAAGGTATCCTCCGAGAAACGAATCTATATGCCGTTAGGTTTTGAAACTCACGATGTCATCGTCAACAATACATTGCAGTTCATACCAAACGGTTCGCTTTATGATTTTGGCTTACTACAATCGATAATGCACATGGCCTGGATGAGAGCTGTTTGCGGGCGAATGAAAAGTGATTACCAGTATTCCATTGGGATCGTCTATAACAACTTCCCTTGGCCGAATACACCGACTGACAAACACAATGCAGCCATTGAAGCTGCCGCGCAGGCCATCCTCGATGCCCGCGCCCTCTATCCAGAATCCTCGCTTGCCGACCTGTACGATCCGCTCTCCATGCCACCCGAATTGGTTAAAGCGCACGCCGCACTCGACAAGGCCGTGGATGCCGCCTACCAGTACAAAGGCGGCAAGGATGATGCTGCGCGCGTCACCTTCCTGTTTGAGCGTTACCAGCAAATCACCAGCCTTTTGCCTGCGGCTCCTGCCAAGAAAAGCCGCAAACCCAAAGAATGA
- a CDS encoding oxidoreductase, with the protein MQTFKAFRIFDDNGKSQGRFVDLSLDDLDPGEVVIRTHYSGVNYKDALAATGAGKVIRRFPCVGGIDAAGVVESSHDARFKVGDQVLVTGYDMGVAHDGGFAERVRIPGDWVVPLPVGLSLFEAMALGTAGFTAALAIHRLEQNELTPDKGKVVVTGATGGVGSLAIRMLSQLGYRVVALTGKEREQEYLKSLGASEVLLRSSVDLKSTRPLEKSQWAGALDAVGGDTLAWLARTMQQDGAIASFGNAGGIELHTTVFPFILRGVKLLGVDSAATAMPLRKQLWQRLAGDLRIDRFDLVAHRIPFAELPAACSRLIAGEAHGRSVVEFAPN; encoded by the coding sequence ATGCAGACATTCAAGGCATTCCGTATCTTCGACGACAACGGCAAATCGCAAGGCCGTTTCGTCGACCTGTCGCTCGACGACCTTGATCCCGGCGAAGTGGTCATCCGCACCCATTATTCCGGTGTCAATTACAAGGATGCGCTGGCCGCAACCGGCGCGGGCAAGGTCATCCGCCGTTTCCCGTGCGTGGGTGGCATAGATGCCGCCGGCGTGGTCGAGTCCTCGCATGACGCGCGCTTCAAGGTCGGCGACCAGGTGCTGGTGACCGGTTATGACATGGGGGTTGCGCACGACGGCGGTTTCGCCGAACGGGTGCGTATCCCGGGCGACTGGGTGGTTCCATTACCGGTCGGGTTGTCGCTGTTCGAGGCGATGGCCCTGGGGACGGCCGGCTTTACGGCGGCGCTGGCCATCCATCGCCTGGAGCAGAACGAATTGACGCCCGACAAGGGCAAGGTCGTGGTGACCGGAGCCACCGGCGGGGTCGGCAGCCTGGCGATACGCATGCTGTCGCAGCTCGGCTACCGCGTGGTTGCACTGACCGGGAAGGAACGCGAGCAGGAATACCTGAAATCGCTGGGCGCGAGCGAGGTGCTGCTGCGCAGCTCGGTCGACCTGAAGAGCACCCGCCCGCTTGAGAAATCGCAATGGGCTGGCGCACTGGATGCGGTCGGAGGCGACACGCTGGCATGGCTGGCGCGCACCATGCAGCAGGACGGCGCCATCGCAAGCTTCGGCAATGCGGGCGGCATCGAGCTGCATACCACGGTGTTCCCGTTCATCCTGCGCGGCGTGAAATTGCTGGGCGTGGATTCGGCAGCGACGGCCATGCCATTGCGCAAACAGTTATGGCAACGCCTAGCCGGCGATCTTCGCATCGACCGTTTCGACCTGGTCGCCCACCGCATCCCTTTCGCCGAACTGCCGGCGGCATGCTCAAGACTGATCGCCGGCGAGGCGCACGGACGCTCCGTCGTGGAATTTGCGCCGAACTAG
- the odhB gene encoding 2-oxoglutarate dehydrogenase complex dihydrolipoyllysine-residue succinyltransferase has product MSIIEVKVPQLSESVSEATLLTWQKKIGEAVREGENLIDIETDKVVLELPAIKSGVLSKIIKADGAKVASGEVIAQIDTEGSVKAAAAPAAPAAAAPGAAKAPAQAAAVSPSARKLAHAHDVDAASLQGSGRHGLVTREDVLEAVQQTSATASQPAVAPVVVPAGDRPEQRVPMTRIRQRIAERLLQSQANAAILTTFNEVNMQPVIELRNKYKEAFEKKHGVKLGFSSFFVKAAVLALQKFPVVNASVDGTDIIYHGYFDIGMAIGSERGLVVPILRDADQLSLADIEKRIADFAARAKDGKLTMEELSGGTFSITNGGVFGSMLSTPIINPPQSAILGIHATKDRPVAENGQVVIRPMNYLALSYDHRIIDGREAVQFLGTIKEALEYPGRVLLDL; this is encoded by the coding sequence ATGAGCATCATTGAAGTCAAAGTCCCGCAGCTCTCCGAATCGGTCTCCGAAGCCACGCTGCTGACCTGGCAGAAGAAGATCGGCGAAGCAGTGCGGGAGGGCGAGAACCTGATCGACATCGAAACCGACAAGGTGGTGCTGGAATTGCCGGCCATCAAGAGCGGAGTGCTGAGCAAGATCATCAAGGCGGACGGCGCGAAAGTGGCCAGTGGCGAGGTGATTGCCCAGATCGATACCGAGGGCAGCGTCAAGGCCGCCGCCGCTCCTGCCGCACCTGCGGCGGCAGCGCCAGGCGCTGCCAAGGCACCTGCGCAGGCTGCTGCCGTGTCGCCTTCGGCACGCAAGCTGGCGCATGCGCACGATGTGGATGCGGCGAGCCTGCAGGGCAGCGGCCGGCACGGCCTGGTGACCAGGGAAGACGTGCTGGAAGCAGTACAGCAGACTTCCGCGACCGCGAGCCAGCCGGCTGTCGCGCCGGTGGTGGTGCCTGCGGGCGACCGCCCGGAGCAGCGCGTACCGATGACGCGCATCCGCCAGCGCATCGCCGAGCGCTTGCTGCAATCCCAGGCCAATGCCGCCATCCTGACCACTTTCAACGAAGTGAACATGCAGCCGGTGATCGAGCTGCGCAACAAGTACAAGGAGGCATTCGAGAAGAAGCACGGCGTGAAGCTCGGCTTTTCCTCGTTCTTCGTCAAGGCGGCGGTGCTGGCCTTGCAGAAGTTCCCGGTCGTCAACGCCTCGGTGGACGGAACCGATATCATCTACCACGGCTATTTCGATATCGGCATGGCCATCGGCAGCGAGCGCGGACTGGTGGTGCCCATCCTGCGCGACGCAGACCAGCTGTCGCTGGCGGACATCGAGAAACGCATCGCTGATTTTGCCGCCCGTGCCAAGGATGGCAAACTCACCATGGAAGAGTTGAGCGGCGGCACGTTCTCCATCACCAACGGCGGGGTGTTCGGCTCCATGCTCTCCACGCCCATCATCAACCCCCCGCAGAGCGCCATTCTCGGCATTCATGCGACCAAGGACAGGCCGGTGGCAGAGAACGGCCAGGTGGTGATCCGCCCGATGAACTACCTGGCGCTGTCGTACGACCATCGCATCATCGACGGGCGCGAGGCGGTGCAGTTCCTCGGCACGATCAAGGAAGCGCTGGAGTACCCGGGCCGCGTTTTGCTGGATCTGTAA
- a CDS encoding 2-oxoglutarate dehydrogenase E1 component: MMQNTSMLSGGNNAFVESLYEDYLRDAGSVPAEWRAYFDKLQAANAQHDVAHGPIQRGFLQLGKRQAETPVHADETRKQASVLQLINAYRFLGVLNADLDPLKRHPTPDVAELNPSYYGLGEADMDTTFFTGSLVGGARMTLREILQRLRRIYCSSVGAEYMYISSVPQKRWIQARLEGPAGELRYSNEIRKRVLERLTAAEGLERYLHTKYVGQKRFSLEGGDTLIPLLDHLLQRAGEQGVKESVIGMAHRGRLNVLVNTLGKLPKDLFAEFEGIHTEHLASGDVKYHQGFSSDISTPGGPMHLTLAFNPSHLEIVNPVVEGSVRARQHRRLDTKGKQVLPILLHGDAAFAGQGVNQETFNLSQTRGYGTGGTVHIVVNNQIGFTTSDPRDTRSSLYCTDVAKMVEAPIFHVNADDPEAVLLVTEIALDYRMQFGKDVVVDMVCFRKLGHNEQDEPLVTQPLMYRKVNQHPGTRALYAGRLVEQGVLAADEPDAMVAEYRRAMDEGRNPIQPVLTGFKQEFAVSWSKFKGGVSWRTPAVTSLPRERLQQLAERLVALPQNFKLHSRVEKIIADRIAMGKGELALDWGMAENLAYASLVAEGYPVRLSGEDCGRGTFFHRHAVLHDQNREQWDKDLFIPLQHIVPDQADFIVIDSILSEEAVLGFEYGYATAEPNTLTIWEAQFGDFANGAQVVIDQFIASGEAKWGRLCGLTMLLPHGYEGQGPEHSSGRIERYLQLCADYNIQVCIPSTAAQIFHLLRRQMLRPYRRPLVVFTPKSLLRSKDAASPLKWFSEGTFQTVMPEADTLDAAKVRRIIVCSGKVYFDLVKHRREKGLDNMAIIRLEQLYPFPHDEFAAQVAAYPNATEVVWCQEEPGNQGAWHRIQHYLLRHMRADMRLDYALRPSSASPAAGYLATHNEQQKAVIEAAFRPDLDVKNKPGAHHEHH; encoded by the coding sequence ATGATGCAGAACACTTCGATGTTATCCGGGGGCAACAATGCCTTCGTCGAGAGCCTGTACGAAGACTACCTCCGGGATGCGGGCTCCGTACCGGCAGAGTGGCGGGCCTATTTCGACAAGCTGCAAGCGGCGAACGCGCAGCACGATGTGGCGCATGGCCCGATCCAGCGGGGTTTCCTGCAACTGGGCAAACGCCAGGCGGAGACGCCGGTGCATGCCGACGAGACGCGTAAGCAGGCCTCTGTGCTGCAACTCATCAATGCCTATCGTTTCCTGGGCGTGCTCAACGCCGATCTCGACCCGCTGAAGCGCCACCCCACGCCGGATGTGGCGGAACTGAACCCGTCCTACTACGGCCTGGGCGAAGCGGACATGGATACTACCTTCTTCACCGGTTCGCTGGTGGGCGGTGCGCGCATGACCTTGCGCGAGATCTTGCAACGCCTGCGCCGCATCTATTGCAGCAGTGTCGGCGCCGAATACATGTATATCAGCAGCGTGCCTCAGAAGCGCTGGATCCAGGCGCGCCTGGAAGGCCCGGCGGGGGAACTGCGCTATTCGAACGAGATCAGGAAGCGCGTGCTGGAGCGGCTGACGGCGGCAGAAGGGCTGGAACGTTACCTGCACACCAAATATGTCGGACAGAAACGCTTTTCGCTGGAAGGCGGCGACACCCTGATCCCATTGCTCGATCACCTGTTGCAGCGTGCAGGAGAACAGGGGGTGAAAGAGTCCGTGATCGGCATGGCGCATCGCGGGCGCCTGAACGTGCTGGTCAATACGCTGGGCAAACTGCCCAAAGACCTGTTCGCCGAGTTCGAAGGCATCCACACCGAGCACCTGGCCTCGGGCGACGTGAAGTATCACCAGGGGTTCTCCTCGGACATCTCCACGCCGGGCGGGCCCATGCACCTCACGCTGGCGTTCAATCCCTCGCACCTGGAGATTGTCAATCCGGTGGTGGAGGGGTCGGTGCGAGCAAGACAGCACCGTCGCCTGGATACCAAGGGCAAGCAGGTGTTGCCTATCCTGTTGCACGGCGATGCGGCATTCGCGGGTCAGGGCGTAAACCAGGAGACCTTCAACCTGTCGCAAACTCGCGGCTACGGCACCGGCGGTACGGTGCACATCGTGGTCAACAACCAGATCGGCTTTACCACCTCCGATCCCCGGGATACTCGCTCATCGCTGTATTGCACCGATGTGGCGAAGATGGTCGAGGCACCGATCTTCCACGTGAATGCGGATGATCCGGAAGCGGTGCTGCTGGTCACCGAGATCGCGCTCGACTATCGCATGCAGTTCGGCAAGGACGTCGTGGTGGACATGGTGTGCTTCCGCAAGCTGGGGCATAACGAGCAGGACGAGCCTCTGGTCACCCAGCCGCTGATGTATCGCAAGGTCAATCAGCATCCGGGCACGCGGGCGCTGTACGCCGGCCGCCTGGTGGAGCAGGGTGTGCTGGCCGCGGACGAGCCGGATGCCATGGTCGCCGAGTATCGGCGCGCCATGGATGAGGGGCGCAATCCCATCCAGCCGGTGCTGACCGGGTTCAAGCAGGAATTCGCCGTGAGCTGGTCGAAATTCAAGGGCGGGGTCTCGTGGCGGACGCCTGCCGTGACCAGCCTGCCGCGCGAACGCTTGCAGCAGCTGGCGGAACGCCTGGTGGCGCTGCCGCAGAACTTCAAACTGCACTCGCGGGTGGAAAAGATCATTGCCGACCGCATCGCGATGGGCAAAGGAGAGCTGGCGCTGGATTGGGGGATGGCCGAGAACCTGGCGTATGCCAGCCTGGTTGCCGAAGGCTACCCGGTACGGCTGTCGGGCGAGGATTGCGGACGCGGCACCTTCTTCCACCGCCACGCGGTGCTGCACGACCAGAACCGCGAGCAATGGGACAAGGACCTGTTCATCCCGCTGCAGCATATCGTGCCGGATCAGGCCGACTTCATCGTGATCGATTCCATCCTGTCGGAAGAGGCTGTGCTGGGTTTCGAATACGGCTACGCCACCGCCGAACCGAACACGCTGACCATCTGGGAAGCGCAGTTCGGCGATTTCGCCAACGGTGCGCAGGTCGTCATCGACCAGTTCATCGCTTCCGGCGAAGCCAAGTGGGGCCGGTTGTGCGGCCTGACCATGCTGTTGCCGCACGGTTACGAAGGGCAGGGGCCGGAACACTCGTCCGGCCGCATTGAGCGCTACCTTCAGCTCTGTGCCGACTACAACATCCAGGTATGCATCCCCTCGACTGCTGCTCAGATATTCCATCTGCTGCGCCGCCAGATGCTGCGTCCCTACCGCCGGCCGCTTGTCGTGTTCACCCCGAAGAGCCTGCTGCGCAGCAAGGATGCCGCATCGCCGCTGAAGTGGTTCTCCGAAGGCACCTTCCAGACGGTGATGCCGGAAGCCGACACGCTGGATGCCGCCAAGGTCCGGCGCATCATCGTGTGCAGCGGCAAGGTGTATTTCGATCTGGTCAAACACCGCAGGGAAAAGGGCCTCGACAATATGGCCATCATCCGGCTGGAGCAGCTCTATCCCTTCCCGCACGACGAGTTCGCGGCACAGGTCGCGGCGTATCCGAATGCGACCGAAGTGGTGTGGTGCCAGGAGGAGCCGGGCAACCAGGGAGCCTGGCACCGCATCCAGCACTACCTGCTGCGCCACATGCGTGCCGACATGCGCCTGGATTACGCGCTGCGTCCGTCTTCGGCCTCGCCTGCCGCCGGCTATCTGGCGACCCATAACGAACAGCAGAAAGCGGTGATCGAGGCGGCCTTCCGTCCCGATCTCGATGTCAAGAACAAACCAGGAGCACACCATGAGCATCATTGA